In the Sus scrofa isolate TJ Tabasco breed Duroc chromosome 7, Sscrofa11.1, whole genome shotgun sequence genome, one interval contains:
- the MAN2A2 gene encoding alpha-mannosidase 2x isoform X6 has protein sequence MREELCQALFLVCVEASMKLKKQVTVCGAAIFCVAVFSLYLMLDRVQHDPTRHQNGGNFPRSQISVLQNRIEQLEQLLEENHEIISHIKDSVLELTANVEGPPALLPYSMANGSWVVPPEPRPSFFSVSPQDCQFALGSRGQKPELQMLALSEELPFDNLDGGVWKQGFDISYSPHDWDTEDLQVFVVPHSHNDPGWLKTFDKYYTEQTQHILNNMLSKLQEDPRRRFLWAEVSFFAKWWDNINAQKRAAVRRLVGNGQLEIATGGWVMPDEANSHYFALIDQLIEGHQWLEKNLGATPRSGWAVDPFGYSSTMPYLLRRANLTSMLIQRVHYTIKKHFAATHSLEFMWRQTWDSDSSTDIFCHMMPFYSYDVPHTCGPDPKICCQFDFKRLPGGRINCPWKVPPRAITEANVAERAGLLLDQYRKKSRLFRSNVLLVPLGDDFRYDKPQEWDAQFFNYQRLFDFLNSKPDLHVQAQFGTLSDYFDALYKRTGVEPGARPPGFPVLSGDFFSYADREDHYWTGYYTSRPFYKGLDRVLEAHLRGAEILYSLAVAHARRSGLASQYPLSNLALLTEARRTLGLFQHHDAITGTAKEAVVVDYGVRLLRSLVNLKQVIINAAHYLVLGDKETYHFDPEAPFLQMDDSRTNHDALPERTVIQLESSPRYVVLFNPLEQERLSLVSLLVNSPRVRVLSEEGQPLAIQISVHWSSATDLVPDVYQVSVPVRLPALGLSVLQLQLGLDGPRTLPSSVRVYLYGRQLSVSRHEAFPIRVIDSGTSDFALSNRYMQVWFSGLTGLLKSIQRVDEEQERRVDTEFLIYGTRTSKDKSGAYLFLPDGEAKPYVPKDPPVLRITEGPFFSEVVAHYEHVHQIVRLYNLPGVEGLSLDMSFLVDIRDYINKELALRIHTDINSQATFFTDLNGFQVQPRRFLKKLPLQANFYPMPVMAYLQDAQNRLTLHTAQALGVSSLRSGQLEVILDRRLMQDDNRGLGQGLKDNKRTCNHFRLLLERRTPVREVHDGLPTSYPSLLSHLTSMYLNTPVFALPVAKKQPPGLALRSFHPLASSLPCDFHLLNLRSLQAKDENVPAAETALILHRKGFDCGLEAKNLGFNCTTSQGKVALGSLFHGLDVLFLQPTSLTLLYPLASPSNSTDIFVEPMEIATFCLRLG, from the exons ATGAGAGAGgagctgtgccaggcactgtttctg GTTTGTGTGGAGGCCAGTATGAAGCTGAAAAAGCAGGTGACAGTGTGTGGGGCTGCGATCTTCTGTGTGGCGGTCTTCTCACTCTACCTCATGCTGGACCGAGTGCAGCATGATCCCACCCGACACCAGAATGGTGGCAACTTCCCCCGG agtcAAATTTCTGTGCTGCAGAACCGCATTGAACAGCTGGAGCAGCTGTTGGAGGAGAACCATGAGATCATCAGTCACATCAAGGACTCCGTGCTGGAGCTGACTGCCAACGTGGAGggcccacctgccctgctgccctACTCTATGGCCAATGGCTCCTGGGTGGTGCCACCAGAGCCCCGGCCCAGCTTCTTCTCTGTCTCCCCTCAAGACTGCCAGTTTGCTCTGGGGAGCCGGGGCCAGAAGCCAGAGCTGCAG ATGCTGGCTCTATCAGAGGAGTTACCATTTGACAACTTGGACGGCGGCGTGTGGAAGCAAGGCTTTGACATCTCCTACAGCCCACACGACTGGGACACCGAAGACCTGCAGGTGTTTGTGGTCCCCCACTCTCACAATGACCCAG GCTGGCTCAAGACCTTTGACAAGTACTACACAGAACAGACCCAGCACATCCTCAACAACATGCTATCCAAGCTGCAGGAGGACCCCCGGCGGCGATTCCTCTGGGCTGAAGTTTCCTTCTTCGCCAAGTGGTGGGACAACATCAATGCCCAAAAAAGAGCCGCCGTCCGAAG GCTGGTGGGCAATGGGCAGCTGGAGATTGCGACAGGAGGCTGGGTGATGCCAGACGAGGCCAACTCCCACTACTTCGCATTGATCGACCAGCTCATTGAGGGACACCAGTGGCTGGAGAAAAACCTTG GTGCAACCCCGCGCTCAGGCTGGGCAGTGGACCCCTTTGGATACAGCTCCACCATGCCTTACCTGCTGCGCCGTGCCAACCTGACCAGCATGCTGATCCAGAGGGTGCACTACACCATCAAGAAGCACTTCGCCGCCACCCACAGCCTGGAGTTCATGTGGAGGCAGACCTGGG ACTCGGACTCCAGCACGGACATCTTCTGCCACATGATGCCCTTCTACAGCTACGATGTCCCCCATACGTGTGGCCCAGACCCCAAGATCTGCTGCCAGTTCGATTTCAAGCGCCTTCCCGGTGGGCGCATCAACTGCCCTTGGAAGGTGCCACCCCGGGCTATCACCGAGGCGAACGTGGCCGAGAG GGCAGGCCTGCTCCTGGACCAGTACAGGAAGAAGTCCCGGCTCTTCCGAAGCAACGTCCTCCTGGTGCCGCTGGGCGACGACTTCCGTTATGACAAGCCCCAGGAGTGGGACGCCCAGTTCTTCAACTACCAGCGGCTCTTTGACTTCCTCAACAGCAAGCCTGACCTCCACGTGCAG GCTCAGTTTGGCACCCTCTCTGACTATTTTGACGCTCTCTACAAGAGGACAGGGGTGGAGCCGGGGGCCCGGCCTCCCGGTTTCCCTGTGCTGAGTGGCGATTTCTTCTCCTACGCGGACCGGGAAGACCATTACTGGACAGGCTATTACACTTCCCGGCCTTTTTACAAGGGCTTGGACCGTGTCCTGGAAGCCCACCTGCG GGGGGCAGAGATTCTGTACAGCCTGGCTGTCGCCCACGCCCGCCGCTCTGGACTGGCTAGCCAGTACCCGCTCTCGAACCTGGCCCTTCTGACGGAAGCTCGGCGCACACTAGGGCTCTTCCAGCACCATGATGCCATCACCGGCACCGCCAAGGAGGCAGTCGTGGTGGACTATGGGGTCAG GCTTCTGCGCTCCCTTGTCAACCTGAAGCAGGTCATCATTAACGCAGCTCACTATCTGGTGCTGGGGGACAAGGAAACCTACCACTTTGACCCTGAGGCTCCCTTCCTGCAAATG GATGACAGCCGCACAAATCACGATGCCCTACCAGAGCGCACAGTGATCCAGCTGGAGTCTTCACCCAG GTATGTGGTGCTGTTCAACCCACTGGAACAGGAGCGGCTCAGCCTGGTGTCCCTGCTGGTCAACTCGCCCCGGGTGCGGGTGCTTTCAGAGGAGGGTCAGCCCCTAGCCATTCAGATCAGCGTGCACTGGAGCTCTGCCACCGACCTGGTCCCCGACGTCTACCAG GTGTCTGTGCCTGTCCGCCTGCCAGCACTGGGCCTCAgcgtgctgcagctgcagctgggcctgGATGGGCCCCGCACCCTGCCCTCCTCCGTGCGTGTCTACCTTTATGGGCGGCAGCTGTCTGTCAGCAGGCACGAGGCGTTCCCCATACGCGTCATCGACTCTGGCACCAGTGACTTTGCCCTCAGCAACCGCTATATGCAGGTCTGGTTCTCAGGCCTTACCGGGCTCCTCAAG AGCATCCAAAGAGTGGACGAGGAGCAGGAGCGGCGGGTGGATACGGAGTTCCTCATCTATGGCACCCGCACGTCCAAAGACAAGAGCGGAGCCTACCTCTTCCTGCCTGATGGCGAGGCCAAG ccctACGTCCCCAAGGACCCGCCTGTGCTGCGCATCACGGAGGGCCCCTTCTTCTCAGAGGTGGTTGCCCACTACGAGCACGTTCACCAGATAGTTCGGCTTTATAACCTGCCAG GGGTGGAGGGGCTGTCTCTGGACATGTCCTTCCTGGTGGACATCCGGGACTACATCAACAAGGAGCTGGCCCTGCGCATCCACACAGACATCAACAGCCAGGCTACCTTCTTCACGGACCTCAACGGCTTTCAG gtgcagccccggCGGTTTTTGAAGAAGCTGCCCCTGCAGGCCAACTTCTACCCCATGCCGGTCATGGCCTACCTCCAGGACGCTCAGAACCGCCTCACGCTGCACACCGCCCAGGCCCTGGGTGTCTCCAGCCTCCGTAGTG GCCAGCTGGAGGTGATCTTGGACCGGCGCCTAATGCAGGATGACAACCggggcctgggccaggggctcAAGGACAACAAGAGAACCTGTAACCATTTCCGCCTCCTGCTGGAACGGCGAACCCCGGTCAGGGAG GTTCACGATGGCCTCCCTACCAGCTACCCGTCCCTCCTCAGCCACCTGACCTCCATGTACCTGAACACCCCTGTGTTCGCCCTGCCCGTGGCCAAGAAGCAGCCCCCAGGTCTTGCTTTGCGCTCATTTCACCCTCTGGCATCCTCACTGCCCTGTGACTTCCACCTGCTCAACCTGCGTTCGCTCCAGGCCAAG GATGAAAATGTGCCCGCAGCAGAAACAGCACTCATCTTACACCGCAAGGGTTTTGACTGTGGCCTGGAGGCCAAGAACTTGGGCTTCAACTGCACCACAAGCCAAGGCAAG GTGGCCCTGGGGAGCCTTTTCCATGGGCTGGACGTGCTTTTCCTGCAGCCAACCTCCTTGACTTTGCTGTACCCTCTGGCCTCACCGTCCAACAGCACTGACATCTTTGTGGAGCCCATGGAGATCGCCACCTTCTGCCTCCGCCTGGGCTAG
- the MAN2A2 gene encoding alpha-mannosidase 2x isoform X7 — MKLKKQVTVCGAAIFCVAVFSLYLMLDRVQHDPTRHQNGGNFPRSQISVLQNRIEQLEQLLEENHEIISHIKDSVLELTANVEGPPALLPYSMANGSWVVPPEPRPSFFSVSPQDCQFALGSRGQKPELQMLALSEELPFDNLDGGVWKQGFDISYSPHDWDTEDLQVFVVPHSHNDPGWLKTFDKYYTEQTQHILNNMLSKLQEDPRRRFLWAEVSFFAKWWDNINAQKRAAVRRLVGNGQLEIATGGWVMPDEANSHYFALIDQLIEGHQWLEKNLGATPRSGWAVDPFGYSSTMPYLLRRANLTSMLIQRVHYTIKKHFAATHSLEFMWRQTWDSDSSTDIFCHMMPFYSYDVPHTCGPDPKICCQFDFKRLPGGRINCPWKVPPRAITEANVAERAGLLLDQYRKKSRLFRSNVLLVPLGDDFRYDKPQEWDAQFFNYQRLFDFLNSKPDLHVQAQFGTLSDYFDALYKRTGVEPGARPPGFPVLSGDFFSYADREDHYWTGYYTSRPFYKGLDRVLEAHLRGAEILYSLAVAHARRSGLASQYPLSNLALLTEARRTLGLFQHHDAITGTAKEAVVVDYGVRLLRSLVNLKQVIINAAHYLVLGDKETYHFDPEAPFLQMDDSRTNHDALPERTVIQLESSPRYVVLFNPLEQERLSLVSLLVNSPRVRVLSEEGQPLAIQISVHWSSATDLVPDVYQVSVPVRLPALGLSVLQLQLGLDGPRTLPSSVRVYLYGRQLSVSRHEAFPIRVIDSGTSDFALSNRYMQVWFSGLTGLLKSIQRVDEEQERRVDTEFLIYGTRTSKDKSGAYLFLPDGEAKPYVPKDPPVLRITEGPFFSEVVAHYEHVHQIVRLYNLPGVEGLSLDMSFLVDIRDYINKELALRIHTDINSQATFFTDLNGFQVQPRRFLKKLPLQANFYPMPVMAYLQDAQNRLTLHTAQALGVSSLRSGQLEVILDRRLMQDDNRGLGQGLKDNKRTCNHFRLLLERRTPVREVHDGLPTSYPSLLSHLTSMYLNTPVFALPVAKKQPPGLALRSFHPLASSLPCDFHLLNLRSLQAKDENVPAAETALILHRKGFDCGLEAKNLGFNCTTSQGKVALGSLFHGLDVLFLQPTSLTLLYPLASPSNSTDIFVEPMEIATFCLRLG; from the exons ATGAAGCTGAAAAAGCAGGTGACAGTGTGTGGGGCTGCGATCTTCTGTGTGGCGGTCTTCTCACTCTACCTCATGCTGGACCGAGTGCAGCATGATCCCACCCGACACCAGAATGGTGGCAACTTCCCCCGG agtcAAATTTCTGTGCTGCAGAACCGCATTGAACAGCTGGAGCAGCTGTTGGAGGAGAACCATGAGATCATCAGTCACATCAAGGACTCCGTGCTGGAGCTGACTGCCAACGTGGAGggcccacctgccctgctgccctACTCTATGGCCAATGGCTCCTGGGTGGTGCCACCAGAGCCCCGGCCCAGCTTCTTCTCTGTCTCCCCTCAAGACTGCCAGTTTGCTCTGGGGAGCCGGGGCCAGAAGCCAGAGCTGCAG ATGCTGGCTCTATCAGAGGAGTTACCATTTGACAACTTGGACGGCGGCGTGTGGAAGCAAGGCTTTGACATCTCCTACAGCCCACACGACTGGGACACCGAAGACCTGCAGGTGTTTGTGGTCCCCCACTCTCACAATGACCCAG GCTGGCTCAAGACCTTTGACAAGTACTACACAGAACAGACCCAGCACATCCTCAACAACATGCTATCCAAGCTGCAGGAGGACCCCCGGCGGCGATTCCTCTGGGCTGAAGTTTCCTTCTTCGCCAAGTGGTGGGACAACATCAATGCCCAAAAAAGAGCCGCCGTCCGAAG GCTGGTGGGCAATGGGCAGCTGGAGATTGCGACAGGAGGCTGGGTGATGCCAGACGAGGCCAACTCCCACTACTTCGCATTGATCGACCAGCTCATTGAGGGACACCAGTGGCTGGAGAAAAACCTTG GTGCAACCCCGCGCTCAGGCTGGGCAGTGGACCCCTTTGGATACAGCTCCACCATGCCTTACCTGCTGCGCCGTGCCAACCTGACCAGCATGCTGATCCAGAGGGTGCACTACACCATCAAGAAGCACTTCGCCGCCACCCACAGCCTGGAGTTCATGTGGAGGCAGACCTGGG ACTCGGACTCCAGCACGGACATCTTCTGCCACATGATGCCCTTCTACAGCTACGATGTCCCCCATACGTGTGGCCCAGACCCCAAGATCTGCTGCCAGTTCGATTTCAAGCGCCTTCCCGGTGGGCGCATCAACTGCCCTTGGAAGGTGCCACCCCGGGCTATCACCGAGGCGAACGTGGCCGAGAG GGCAGGCCTGCTCCTGGACCAGTACAGGAAGAAGTCCCGGCTCTTCCGAAGCAACGTCCTCCTGGTGCCGCTGGGCGACGACTTCCGTTATGACAAGCCCCAGGAGTGGGACGCCCAGTTCTTCAACTACCAGCGGCTCTTTGACTTCCTCAACAGCAAGCCTGACCTCCACGTGCAG GCTCAGTTTGGCACCCTCTCTGACTATTTTGACGCTCTCTACAAGAGGACAGGGGTGGAGCCGGGGGCCCGGCCTCCCGGTTTCCCTGTGCTGAGTGGCGATTTCTTCTCCTACGCGGACCGGGAAGACCATTACTGGACAGGCTATTACACTTCCCGGCCTTTTTACAAGGGCTTGGACCGTGTCCTGGAAGCCCACCTGCG GGGGGCAGAGATTCTGTACAGCCTGGCTGTCGCCCACGCCCGCCGCTCTGGACTGGCTAGCCAGTACCCGCTCTCGAACCTGGCCCTTCTGACGGAAGCTCGGCGCACACTAGGGCTCTTCCAGCACCATGATGCCATCACCGGCACCGCCAAGGAGGCAGTCGTGGTGGACTATGGGGTCAG GCTTCTGCGCTCCCTTGTCAACCTGAAGCAGGTCATCATTAACGCAGCTCACTATCTGGTGCTGGGGGACAAGGAAACCTACCACTTTGACCCTGAGGCTCCCTTCCTGCAAATG GATGACAGCCGCACAAATCACGATGCCCTACCAGAGCGCACAGTGATCCAGCTGGAGTCTTCACCCAG GTATGTGGTGCTGTTCAACCCACTGGAACAGGAGCGGCTCAGCCTGGTGTCCCTGCTGGTCAACTCGCCCCGGGTGCGGGTGCTTTCAGAGGAGGGTCAGCCCCTAGCCATTCAGATCAGCGTGCACTGGAGCTCTGCCACCGACCTGGTCCCCGACGTCTACCAG GTGTCTGTGCCTGTCCGCCTGCCAGCACTGGGCCTCAgcgtgctgcagctgcagctgggcctgGATGGGCCCCGCACCCTGCCCTCCTCCGTGCGTGTCTACCTTTATGGGCGGCAGCTGTCTGTCAGCAGGCACGAGGCGTTCCCCATACGCGTCATCGACTCTGGCACCAGTGACTTTGCCCTCAGCAACCGCTATATGCAGGTCTGGTTCTCAGGCCTTACCGGGCTCCTCAAG AGCATCCAAAGAGTGGACGAGGAGCAGGAGCGGCGGGTGGATACGGAGTTCCTCATCTATGGCACCCGCACGTCCAAAGACAAGAGCGGAGCCTACCTCTTCCTGCCTGATGGCGAGGCCAAG ccctACGTCCCCAAGGACCCGCCTGTGCTGCGCATCACGGAGGGCCCCTTCTTCTCAGAGGTGGTTGCCCACTACGAGCACGTTCACCAGATAGTTCGGCTTTATAACCTGCCAG GGGTGGAGGGGCTGTCTCTGGACATGTCCTTCCTGGTGGACATCCGGGACTACATCAACAAGGAGCTGGCCCTGCGCATCCACACAGACATCAACAGCCAGGCTACCTTCTTCACGGACCTCAACGGCTTTCAG gtgcagccccggCGGTTTTTGAAGAAGCTGCCCCTGCAGGCCAACTTCTACCCCATGCCGGTCATGGCCTACCTCCAGGACGCTCAGAACCGCCTCACGCTGCACACCGCCCAGGCCCTGGGTGTCTCCAGCCTCCGTAGTG GCCAGCTGGAGGTGATCTTGGACCGGCGCCTAATGCAGGATGACAACCggggcctgggccaggggctcAAGGACAACAAGAGAACCTGTAACCATTTCCGCCTCCTGCTGGAACGGCGAACCCCGGTCAGGGAG GTTCACGATGGCCTCCCTACCAGCTACCCGTCCCTCCTCAGCCACCTGACCTCCATGTACCTGAACACCCCTGTGTTCGCCCTGCCCGTGGCCAAGAAGCAGCCCCCAGGTCTTGCTTTGCGCTCATTTCACCCTCTGGCATCCTCACTGCCCTGTGACTTCCACCTGCTCAACCTGCGTTCGCTCCAGGCCAAG GATGAAAATGTGCCCGCAGCAGAAACAGCACTCATCTTACACCGCAAGGGTTTTGACTGTGGCCTGGAGGCCAAGAACTTGGGCTTCAACTGCACCACAAGCCAAGGCAAG GTGGCCCTGGGGAGCCTTTTCCATGGGCTGGACGTGCTTTTCCTGCAGCCAACCTCCTTGACTTTGCTGTACCCTCTGGCCTCACCGTCCAACAGCACTGACATCTTTGTGGAGCCCATGGAGATCGCCACCTTCTGCCTCCGCCTGGGCTAG
- the MAN2A2 gene encoding alpha-mannosidase 2x isoform X4, whose protein sequence is MREELCQALFLVCVEASMKLKKQVTVCGAAIFCVAVFSLYLMLDRVQHDPTRHQNGGNFPRSQISVLQNRIEQLEQLLEENHEIISHIKDSVLELTANVEGPPALLPYSMANGSWVVPPEPRPSFFSVSPQDCQFALGSRGQKPELQMLALSEELPFDNLDGGVWKQGFDISYSPHDWDTEDLQVFVVPHSHNDPGWLKTFDKYYTEQTQHILNNMLSKLQEDPRRRFLWAEVSFFAKWWDNINAQKRAAVRRLVGNGQLEIATGGWVMPDEANSHYFALIDQLIEGHQWLEKNLGATPRSGWAVDPFGYSSTMPYLLRRANLTSMLIQRVHYTIKKHFAATHSLEFMWRQTWDSDSSTDIFCHMMPFYSYDVPHTCGPDPKICCQFDFKRLPGGRINCPWKVPPRAITEANVAERAGLLLDQYRKKSRLFRSNVLLVPLGDDFRYDKPQEWDAQFFNYQRLFDFLNSKPDLHVQAQFGTLSDYFDALYKRTGVEPGARPPGFPVLSGDFFSYADREDHYWTGYYTSRPFYKGLDRVLEAHLRGAEILYSLAVAHARRSGLASQYPLSNLALLTEARRTLGLFQHHDAITGTAKEAVVVDYGVRLLRSLVNLKQVIINAAHYLVLGDKETYHFDPEAPFLQMDDSRTNHDALPERTVIQLESSPRYVVLFNPLEQERLSLVSLLVNSPRVRVLSEEGQPLAIQISVHWSSATDLVPDVYQVSVPVRLPALGLSVLQLQLGLDGPRTLPSSVRVYLYGRQLSVSRHEAFPIRVIDSGTSDFALSNRYMQVWFSGLTGLLKVKGQGLGAGGQLACRGVVPSCLPTDSGPGSGPSWPQADSTGKLGLTPWGSSSTPSQGAGLTCWRGARGQGCVFWQSIQRVDEEQERRVDTEFLIYGTRTSKDKSGAYLFLPDGEAKPYVPKDPPVLRITEGPFFSEVVAHYEHVHQIVRLYNLPGVEGLSLDMSFLVDIRDYINKELALRIHTDINSQATFFTDLNGFQVQPRRFLKKLPLQANFYPMPVMAYLQDAQNRLTLHTAQALGVSSLRSGQLEVILDRRLMQDDNRGLGQGLKDNKRTCNHFRLLLERRTPVREVHDGLPTSYPSLLSHLTSMYLNTPVFALPVAKKQPPGLALRSFHPLASSLPCDFHLLNLRSLQAKDENVPAAETALILHRKGFDCGLEAKNLGFNCTTSQGKVALGSLFHGLDVLFLQPTSLTLLYPLASPSNSTDIFVEPMEIATFCLRLG, encoded by the exons ATGAGAGAGgagctgtgccaggcactgtttctg GTTTGTGTGGAGGCCAGTATGAAGCTGAAAAAGCAGGTGACAGTGTGTGGGGCTGCGATCTTCTGTGTGGCGGTCTTCTCACTCTACCTCATGCTGGACCGAGTGCAGCATGATCCCACCCGACACCAGAATGGTGGCAACTTCCCCCGG agtcAAATTTCTGTGCTGCAGAACCGCATTGAACAGCTGGAGCAGCTGTTGGAGGAGAACCATGAGATCATCAGTCACATCAAGGACTCCGTGCTGGAGCTGACTGCCAACGTGGAGggcccacctgccctgctgccctACTCTATGGCCAATGGCTCCTGGGTGGTGCCACCAGAGCCCCGGCCCAGCTTCTTCTCTGTCTCCCCTCAAGACTGCCAGTTTGCTCTGGGGAGCCGGGGCCAGAAGCCAGAGCTGCAG ATGCTGGCTCTATCAGAGGAGTTACCATTTGACAACTTGGACGGCGGCGTGTGGAAGCAAGGCTTTGACATCTCCTACAGCCCACACGACTGGGACACCGAAGACCTGCAGGTGTTTGTGGTCCCCCACTCTCACAATGACCCAG GCTGGCTCAAGACCTTTGACAAGTACTACACAGAACAGACCCAGCACATCCTCAACAACATGCTATCCAAGCTGCAGGAGGACCCCCGGCGGCGATTCCTCTGGGCTGAAGTTTCCTTCTTCGCCAAGTGGTGGGACAACATCAATGCCCAAAAAAGAGCCGCCGTCCGAAG GCTGGTGGGCAATGGGCAGCTGGAGATTGCGACAGGAGGCTGGGTGATGCCAGACGAGGCCAACTCCCACTACTTCGCATTGATCGACCAGCTCATTGAGGGACACCAGTGGCTGGAGAAAAACCTTG GTGCAACCCCGCGCTCAGGCTGGGCAGTGGACCCCTTTGGATACAGCTCCACCATGCCTTACCTGCTGCGCCGTGCCAACCTGACCAGCATGCTGATCCAGAGGGTGCACTACACCATCAAGAAGCACTTCGCCGCCACCCACAGCCTGGAGTTCATGTGGAGGCAGACCTGGG ACTCGGACTCCAGCACGGACATCTTCTGCCACATGATGCCCTTCTACAGCTACGATGTCCCCCATACGTGTGGCCCAGACCCCAAGATCTGCTGCCAGTTCGATTTCAAGCGCCTTCCCGGTGGGCGCATCAACTGCCCTTGGAAGGTGCCACCCCGGGCTATCACCGAGGCGAACGTGGCCGAGAG GGCAGGCCTGCTCCTGGACCAGTACAGGAAGAAGTCCCGGCTCTTCCGAAGCAACGTCCTCCTGGTGCCGCTGGGCGACGACTTCCGTTATGACAAGCCCCAGGAGTGGGACGCCCAGTTCTTCAACTACCAGCGGCTCTTTGACTTCCTCAACAGCAAGCCTGACCTCCACGTGCAG GCTCAGTTTGGCACCCTCTCTGACTATTTTGACGCTCTCTACAAGAGGACAGGGGTGGAGCCGGGGGCCCGGCCTCCCGGTTTCCCTGTGCTGAGTGGCGATTTCTTCTCCTACGCGGACCGGGAAGACCATTACTGGACAGGCTATTACACTTCCCGGCCTTTTTACAAGGGCTTGGACCGTGTCCTGGAAGCCCACCTGCG GGGGGCAGAGATTCTGTACAGCCTGGCTGTCGCCCACGCCCGCCGCTCTGGACTGGCTAGCCAGTACCCGCTCTCGAACCTGGCCCTTCTGACGGAAGCTCGGCGCACACTAGGGCTCTTCCAGCACCATGATGCCATCACCGGCACCGCCAAGGAGGCAGTCGTGGTGGACTATGGGGTCAG GCTTCTGCGCTCCCTTGTCAACCTGAAGCAGGTCATCATTAACGCAGCTCACTATCTGGTGCTGGGGGACAAGGAAACCTACCACTTTGACCCTGAGGCTCCCTTCCTGCAAATG GATGACAGCCGCACAAATCACGATGCCCTACCAGAGCGCACAGTGATCCAGCTGGAGTCTTCACCCAG GTATGTGGTGCTGTTCAACCCACTGGAACAGGAGCGGCTCAGCCTGGTGTCCCTGCTGGTCAACTCGCCCCGGGTGCGGGTGCTTTCAGAGGAGGGTCAGCCCCTAGCCATTCAGATCAGCGTGCACTGGAGCTCTGCCACCGACCTGGTCCCCGACGTCTACCAG GTGTCTGTGCCTGTCCGCCTGCCAGCACTGGGCCTCAgcgtgctgcagctgcagctgggcctgGATGGGCCCCGCACCCTGCCCTCCTCCGTGCGTGTCTACCTTTATGGGCGGCAGCTGTCTGTCAGCAGGCACGAGGCGTTCCCCATACGCGTCATCGACTCTGGCACCAGTGACTTTGCCCTCAGCAACCGCTATATGCAGGTCTGGTTCTCAGGCCTTACCGGGCTCCTCAAGGTAaagggccaggggctgggagccGGAGGACAGCTTGCGTGTCGGGGGGTTGTGCCGAGCTGCCTCCCGACTGACAGTGGACCCGGGAGCGGGCCGTCCTGGCCTCAAGCTGACAGCACAGGAAAGCTGGGCTTGACCCCTTGGGGAAGTTCGTCCACGCCCTCCCAGGGGGCAGGCCTGACATGCTGGcgtggggccaggggtcagggCTGTGTTTTTTGGCAGAGCATCCAAAGAGTGGACGAGGAGCAGGAGCGGCGGGTGGATACGGAGTTCCTCATCTATGGCACCCGCACGTCCAAAGACAAGAGCGGAGCCTACCTCTTCCTGCCTGATGGCGAGGCCAAG ccctACGTCCCCAAGGACCCGCCTGTGCTGCGCATCACGGAGGGCCCCTTCTTCTCAGAGGTGGTTGCCCACTACGAGCACGTTCACCAGATAGTTCGGCTTTATAACCTGCCAG GGGTGGAGGGGCTGTCTCTGGACATGTCCTTCCTGGTGGACATCCGGGACTACATCAACAAGGAGCTGGCCCTGCGCATCCACACAGACATCAACAGCCAGGCTACCTTCTTCACGGACCTCAACGGCTTTCAG gtgcagccccggCGGTTTTTGAAGAAGCTGCCCCTGCAGGCCAACTTCTACCCCATGCCGGTCATGGCCTACCTCCAGGACGCTCAGAACCGCCTCACGCTGCACACCGCCCAGGCCCTGGGTGTCTCCAGCCTCCGTAGTG GCCAGCTGGAGGTGATCTTGGACCGGCGCCTAATGCAGGATGACAACCggggcctgggccaggggctcAAGGACAACAAGAGAACCTGTAACCATTTCCGCCTCCTGCTGGAACGGCGAACCCCGGTCAGGGAG GTTCACGATGGCCTCCCTACCAGCTACCCGTCCCTCCTCAGCCACCTGACCTCCATGTACCTGAACACCCCTGTGTTCGCCCTGCCCGTGGCCAAGAAGCAGCCCCCAGGTCTTGCTTTGCGCTCATTTCACCCTCTGGCATCCTCACTGCCCTGTGACTTCCACCTGCTCAACCTGCGTTCGCTCCAGGCCAAG GATGAAAATGTGCCCGCAGCAGAAACAGCACTCATCTTACACCGCAAGGGTTTTGACTGTGGCCTGGAGGCCAAGAACTTGGGCTTCAACTGCACCACAAGCCAAGGCAAG GTGGCCCTGGGGAGCCTTTTCCATGGGCTGGACGTGCTTTTCCTGCAGCCAACCTCCTTGACTTTGCTGTACCCTCTGGCCTCACCGTCCAACAGCACTGACATCTTTGTGGAGCCCATGGAGATCGCCACCTTCTGCCTCCGCCTGGGCTAG